The nucleotide sequence ggaggaggttctcaattcgtcggaatcttttctTTTTCTAGCTTACACCGGATGTCTTACAATGTCATACTACCTAATTttgatataatagaatagaatagatttttattcaagtagacttttacaagtgcttttgaattgtcaaagtaatttaccactggttcggataCCTATCTTCATATAGATATGAAAATGCCTGGGAAAAGTTTCAAAAATGGGCATAGTAAAATTTGTTTTTCAGCTATCGTCCGCCAAAACTTGGCGAAGACAGGGAGAAGTTGAAAGAGCGACTGGCCAACAGCATGACTTACGGAGACACTGGACAAAACCCACCGAATGTCCCAAAACCCTTAACAAAGCCTGGACCAAAATTACCGACCAAGAAAGAACAGTGGAACGAATGTAAGTTTGTCTTTTTGCTCGCGACTTGAGGTTTTGAAAAAAAccacctaactgccaaatttcatgattctaggttaacgggaagtacatGTTCCAGGACGgctggacggacagacagacagacagacaatgaagtgatcctataagggttcctttttccttttgaggtacggaaccctaaaaattaaaaaatcctcTGTTCGAGTAGCTCAGGTTTAGAAAaaagttccgtaccatcgtagaagaaataacttttatttgtgatgtaactacaaattcaaagtttccagaatttcccctttacttgtgctttaagacattgctcataattctaggtcaacgggaagtaggtacctgctcTAGTAGGTTTTCTGGATTCCAGTGGTCACACAAATTCGGGAGCGTGCGGAGTGGCTGGCAGAGATGGAAGAGCTGGGCCACGCGGGCCCGCATCGAGAGCTCATAAAGGACCAGATTGCGGAGCGACTGAGGGGTTTGGACGCTTTGGGTGTGGACAGCCAATGCTCGTCCGCTAGGTCTATTGCTTCTGGGTTCAGCGGACGGAGTGACCACTCTGATAAGAGTGTCAAGTccagtaagttttttttattaagtacggtcggcctcagaattcgagtaccTAGCAAttctattttttgttatttagtttttataccTCTATCATCAAAAATTtggtaagtataaataatttgttctatttcaattttcagcACATTCAAAGGAAAGTCAAGGTTCCCGAAAAGACCGAAAGTCGAATAAAAAGAGAAGCGCAACAAAACACAGAAAAGAGGAAGAGAATGTGGCGGCATATGAGAAACTATCGCCGTTGCAATATTCACCGAGACGTCGAGTTTgaactacttaggtacctagcataataaaatttggaaataaataatttaataaattggtTTTTTAGTAGATGTTTGTTTTCTTTGTCGACAAGCCAAAAGAACTTTAGCTTGGGCCTGAGCAGTGGGCGATTTGTCTAtctattagctgatgcccgtgacttcgttcgcgtggatgtaggttttttaaaaatcccatggaactctttgattttccgggataaaaagtagcatatgtgctgatccagggtataatctatctccattctaaatttcagcccaatccgtccagtagtttttgcgtgaaggagtaacaaacatacacacacatacacacaaactttcgcctttataatattagtgtgatagtgtgattcggTGGTACGAATTAGGACGCGACAATGGAGACTGGAGCTGCCTTTCACTGGACTGTGAAAGACAGCTCCAGTCTGAACCAAAATGTATAACTTGATGGTCAGAGTCGTACTAATTTTACACAGCTTCACAGAACAGAGACTTTTTTCAGAATTACCCCTCTAGTGCGCACTAGGCACCTACATAAAGTGAGAGAGtgcttaaaaaaaatttttttttgcagctTTCTGAAGTAACGAAAAATTTACATCATTTATGGAATAAAATATCAGAACaatttaaataactatttattaggTACAAATTCAAGCATTGAAGTCAATGATAATAATCTTCAACATGAATTATGCTGAAGATTCCCCCATACATTATGTGAATACCTTGTATTCATAAATGTAAGGATGACGCTAACTTAATTATAGCTAGTTTAATCATCCTCATCATCAATAACAATTGTCTTggatttttttggtttttgcTCAGAACTGGACTTTCTTTTTTTAGATTGTTTACCTACCTCACTTTTGCCATTTACAACTAATTCATCTTCAGTTGGTGCTGGTCTATCTAAATGGAATTCTGTAAACTTTCTTACAggcatttttaaaacaaaattttcatCCTCAATTGCTTCCATATTTGGACCTTTCCTAATGTAGGATATTGTGGAATATGCAGTATAATGAAAATCTTCTATTAAGTACCCTTGAACCAACAAAAAAGCAATCACATCTTCACCTATAGCTCTAGAAAAGTTGGGTTCTTTACCTTTATGCCTTAAAACAACAGGACCTTTTAAGAACCAAGCATCAAGCAGCTTTTGAGctgttaattttgtatcttgtTTGTCAGCATTGTCAATAATGCTTGATATAGTCTTACAATGTAGTTCTAAACTTATTTCTCTACTTGAAGTGTTCATATTTGAACACACATCACACATTTTGTTACAGTCAGCATCACCCCAATCTTCATCAAAGTGCTCTGCTATTAGTTGCCGCCTACAAAAAGTTCCATTTAAACAATACTTGAccattccatacaaatgatctAGTCTCCCGACCGAGGAGAAAACCATTGAGCTCACTTTGAATATATCTTGCATTCTGTATAAAGTTACACATTCCGCCCTGCGGCTATCTCTTCCAGCTCTCCCACTCTCTTGATAGTAATTCTCCATGGATTTACTAATTGTGTGATGAATAACAAACCTAACATCTGGCTTATCAATACCCATACCAAATGCAACAGTAGCAACAATTGCTTGATAGTATTTTTGATGCCATTTCAAATGGACCTTTGATCTTGTTTCAGATTCCATATTTGCATGGTAACATCCAACTTTGAGCCCTCTCTTTCTTAACCCTTCTGCAAGATCTTCCGAGTCTTTAATACTGTTAGTATAAATTATACCACTCTCTCCTTTGTATCTATGCTTCAGCAATTTTTCAAGTATAGTTAAACAGTCATCTTGGGATGTAGGCTTTTCTAATATCTTGTAATATAAATTAGGTCTATTAAATGTAGACTTGATAACCAAACATCCAGAGATGTTGAGTATTTTTTGTACATCAGTCAAAACATGTGCTGTGGCTGTCGCAGTTAAACCGAGAATCGGAACATTGGAGAACATATTAGacaatatacctaggtatttgtaGTCTGGTCTAAAGTCGTGGCCCCATTGTGAACAACAATGGACTTCGTCAATAGCGATTCTCTGTAATCTACCATCAGCATGACACTTCTGTAGGTTGGCCATAAAGCGTTTACTTTTAGCTAGGCGTTCTGGTGTGACGTATAAAAGCtttatttgtgtatttttgtcTTTTAGTGCATTCAATGCGGCAGCAGTGTCGTCTTTGGAGCTAGTACTAGTCATTAGCATTGCTGGAATGTTCTTGTTGGTCAAAGACCTTACCTGATCCTCCATAAGTGATACCAGAGGAGATATGACAAGAGTAATGCCTGGTTTGACAAGTGCTGGGAGCTGGTAACAGAGACTTTTGCCGGCACCTGTCGGCATAACCACTAACGCATGTTGTCCACTTAACGTCGAATTAATCGCACTTAACTGCTTTGGTCTGAATGAATCGATCTTGAAAATATCCTTAAGAGTCCTCTTAACGTCTTCTGACCATTCATAAGTATTCCCTCCCCAGTCGACACTGGCTAAAGATTCAGATTTCAACTTGTTTATAGATTTTTTCAGCGAAACTTTCTTCTCGTGTAATTGCCTCTGTAGATTTTTCCATTTGGCCAACTCGGCGTCTACTTTTATAAGCTCTTTATCAAcgccttttatttctttttctaaatcttcaattgttttcataattatttgataataatataaaaaatcagtaggtatataattcgCCTCTGTGCACCGCAATACATTTACTCTTTGGCACCGCACAGctgttttttcttgtttcatGTCAACCGTCAACGTGATGTATAGTTCCACAGCTGTTAACTGTCAAAACTCAAAAGTACAATATTTTTGTCTATGGTGTTATTGATCCTTTAGATATTATCTGACTCactgaataatttaattttcacgcatagagatagtataatCCTTCCAAGTTTTCACGAGTCTAACTTAATCAGTTAAAGATTATAAAgccataattattaaaaataaaaataccacgTCAGGTGCTTGCAGCCAGCCTCATACACCAGTACAGTACAGAAGCAAAAATAAATAGCATGGTGCACTTGCCTCGAATTAAAGATGAATTCAAACCCACGGCTTCCGCATAGTGCCTACCACTGAGACATCGTGGTCCGTCTTATTGTAGGTATAACAGCAGTAGACAAACACTTTATCTTATCCTGTGCATGTTATattcttagtaggtaggtaggtacacaactTTCGTTATGTAGTTAATACGGAAACAATTCATTAGCGTCAATTTTCTTGACCCTCGATCGAATGAGGACGCCTGTATTTTTTGTTTACCCATACAATGTGGATGAGGAGTGTTGTGATGTTTTTGCTGTatgtattaacataatattatattttaattaatgttaCTGAATTGAATATGTAACTAAGATCTATTGAATTATATTTGGTactttgtgtttttattttttttattttagtcttTACCAAGTTTCAAATGCGCAAAACACATCAGTTCTTATTCTCGCTAGAGGAGGTTCGAAAGGGATAAGATTAAAGAATCTTAGCATAGTAGGCGGTATAAGTTTGCTCGCTAGGTCCATTTTAACTGCACGCGCAGCTGGTTTTGAAGATATTATTGTGTCTACAGACCATCCTTTAATAGCGCTAGAAGCATTAAAATGTGAGTAGTTTCACCTTTAGTTTAATACCTAGTtactatataattattattaatgttaccTATCTAATCCGATTAAGTTATTTTGCATGAGTCGTTATTGATAGAACTATTTTTATCAATAGATAATGCCAGGGTATTTAAACGCAGTCATGCTACATCTACCGATTGGGCTCCTTCAATGTGGGGAGTATCAGAATATATCAACACAAGAGCAGACATTGATATTTTAATTCTTCTTCAAGCTACTTCACCATTCGTCAAAGCTAAACATCTTACCTTGTCCATACAGAAACTAGATAATCCTAATTCATTTGACTGCATTTTTTCAGTAACGAGGTAAGTGTTACTTGCGATTGCATACAATCTTATTACCTTTGGCCATCGATGCCTTTGGCATTTTAAAAAGTAGCTCTGACATGAACCTGCACAGTGGGTGATTTTCTGCTACACGTTTGGTTTCTTTCATTACTCTCGCAATATAAACGAACCGTGAGCCCTCCAGTGTCATCCAGAGCTCTTTTTACCTGAAACCAACAAcctgattaataataatttatctttgcgtaggaatatacttttattaacATCATAACCCATCTAGTTAGTCCAGTAACCACAAATCGGACTGGGATTGTCCAGAAATTGGATGTAAATAAACTGTTCAGCCTCCTTTGTGTTTTCTCCAAACAACGCGTCTTTGGCGAAGTGAATTGTGCTAtgtggcacaacaaaaagccactaaaataaacaacaacaacaacaactacTACTTCGTACATATTATTTCGTTCGTACGTAGTTATTTGTGAAATAGTTGTAATTTATTTCAGAAGCTACAAACTTCGAtggaattataataaattgggTATTTATCCTGTAAATTTTGAATATAATAACCGACCAAGAAGGCAAGATTG is from Maniola jurtina chromosome 14, ilManJurt1.1, whole genome shotgun sequence and encodes:
- the LOC123871610 gene encoding ATP-dependent DNA helicase Q1-like codes for the protein MKTIEDLEKEIKGVDKELIKVDAELAKWKNLQRQLHEKKVSLKKSINKLKSESLASVDWGGNTYEWSEDVKRTLKDIFKIDSFRPKQLSAINSTLSGQHALVVMPTGAGKSLCYQLPALVKPGITLVISPLVSLMEDQVRSLTNKNIPAMLMTSTSSKDDTAAALNALKDKNTQIKLLYVTPERLAKSKRFMANLQKCHADGRLQRIAIDEVHCCSQWGHDFRPDYKYLGILSNMFSNVPILGLTATATAHVLTDVQKILNISGCLVIKSTFNRPNLYYKILEKPTSQDDCLTILEKLLKHRYKGESGIIYTNSIKDSEDLAEGLRKRGLKVGCYHANMESETRSKVHLKWHQKYYQAIVATVAFGMGIDKPDVRFVIHHTISKSMENYYQESGRAGRDSRRAECVTLYRMQDIFKVSSMVFSSVGRLDHLYGMVKYCLNGTFCRRQLIAEHFDEDWGDADCNKMCDVCSNMNTSSREISLELHCKTISSIIDNADKQDTKLTAQKLLDAWFLKGPVVLRHKGKEPNFSRAIGEDVIAFLLVQGYLIEDFHYTAYSTISYIRKGPNMEAIEDENFVLKMPVRKFTEFHLDRPAPTEDELVVNGKSEVGKQSKKRKSSSEQKPKKSKTIVIDDEDD
- the LOC123871686 gene encoding N-acylneuraminate cytidylyltransferase A, which codes for MWMRSVVMFLLLYQVSNAQNTSVLILARGGSKGIRLKNLSIVGGISLLARSILTARAAGFEDIIVSTDHPLIALEALKYNARVFKRSHATSTDWAPSMWGVSEYINTRADIDILILLQATSPFVKAKHLTLSIQKLDNPNSFDCIFSVTRSYKLRWNYNKLGIYPVNFEYNNRPRRQDWFGELLETGAFYICRNELIKKGYLQNNK
- the LOC123871618 gene encoding UPF0193 protein EVG1 homolog, with amino-acid sequence METPDAKGFINITWPSKSVPHGGIFHSRLVERSSAQQEFLKVLQEESKLTIAQRRKAAWQLREESSRETVVKQSTKAPQVPIVRPHTSRRRSLSAIRESEALDVNHYRPPKLGEDREKLKERLANSMTYGDTGQNPPNVPKPLTKPGPKLPTKKEQWNELVTQIRERAEWLAEMEELGHAGPHRELIKDQIAERLRGLDALGVDSQCSSARSIASGFSGRSDHSDKSVKSTHSKESQGSRKDRKSNKKRSATKHRKEEENVAAYEKLSPLQYSPRRRV